In Streptomyces chartreusis NRRL 3882, the following are encoded in one genomic region:
- a CDS encoding alpha/beta fold hydrolase, with product MARRIDVTGTGGVRLAAWEFGDPPKTDPAGSDPARDVPDGSPGVLLLHGLMGRASHWASTARWLSARYRAVALDQRGHGRSDKPPQGSFTRDAYVDDAEAALEQLGLAPVVLIGHAMGALTAWQLAAKRPDLVRGLIICDMRASALGAASQREWDQWFKSWPLPFATLADVRKWFGEDDPWVERPNPARGEFYAEVMAESPDGWRPVFDPEQMLRSRETWVYDAHWEELAQVRCPALVVRGLDGELGRAEAQEMVRVLPRGQYAEVADAGHLVHYDQPEAWRAAIEPFLDALSAD from the coding sequence ATGGCGCGACGCATCGACGTGACCGGGACGGGCGGCGTACGCCTCGCGGCCTGGGAGTTCGGCGACCCGCCCAAGACCGATCCAGCCGGATCCGATCCAGCGCGGGACGTGCCGGACGGCTCCCCGGGCGTGCTGTTACTGCACGGTCTCATGGGCCGCGCCTCGCACTGGGCGTCCACCGCCCGCTGGCTCTCCGCCCGGTACCGAGCGGTCGCCCTGGACCAGCGCGGCCACGGCCGTAGCGACAAGCCCCCGCAGGGCTCCTTCACCCGTGACGCCTACGTCGACGACGCCGAGGCCGCTCTCGAACAGCTCGGCCTCGCCCCGGTCGTCCTCATCGGCCACGCCATGGGCGCGCTGACCGCCTGGCAGCTCGCCGCCAAGCGCCCCGACCTGGTCCGTGGCCTGATCATCTGCGACATGCGGGCCTCCGCCCTCGGTGCCGCGTCGCAGCGCGAGTGGGACCAGTGGTTCAAGTCCTGGCCGCTGCCCTTCGCCACGCTCGCCGACGTCCGCAAGTGGTTCGGCGAGGACGACCCCTGGGTGGAGCGGCCCAACCCGGCCCGCGGCGAGTTCTACGCCGAGGTGATGGCCGAGTCCCCGGACGGCTGGCGTCCGGTCTTCGACCCGGAGCAGATGCTCCGCTCCCGCGAGACGTGGGTGTACGACGCGCACTGGGAGGAGCTGGCCCAGGTCCGCTGCCCCGCCCTGGTGGTGCGCGGCCTCGACGGCGAGCTGGGCCGGGCCGAGGCCCAGGAGATGGTCCGCGTCCTGCCCCGCGGCCAGTACGCGGAGGTCGCCGACGCCGGCCACCTCGTCCACTACGACCAGCCGGAGGCCTGGCGGGCGGCGATCGAACCGTTCCTGGACGCCCTGAGCGCCGACTGA
- a CDS encoding ABC transporter ATP-binding protein, whose amino-acid sequence MTEGDAVGSSAVRVQGLWKRFGQQVAVAGVDLELPAGKFIGLVGPNGAGKTTTLSMVTGLLRPDHGTVEVVGHDVWRDPVEVKARIGVLPEGLRLFERLSGRELLAYTGRLRGLPGAEVDKRATQLLDVLDLAGAQHKLVVDYSTGMRKKIGLATALLHNPEVLFLDEPFEGVDPVSAQTIRGVLERYTASGATVVFSSHVMELVESLCDWVAVMAAGRIRAHGTLAEVRGDAPSLQRAFLELVGAQSRDAGSDLDWLGGGSR is encoded by the coding sequence GTGACGGAGGGAGACGCGGTGGGATCCAGCGCTGTGCGTGTGCAGGGGCTCTGGAAGCGGTTCGGGCAGCAGGTCGCTGTTGCCGGGGTCGACCTGGAGTTGCCCGCGGGCAAGTTCATCGGGCTTGTCGGGCCGAACGGGGCCGGGAAGACCACCACCCTGTCGATGGTGACCGGGCTGCTCCGGCCCGACCACGGGACCGTCGAGGTGGTCGGGCACGACGTGTGGCGGGACCCCGTCGAGGTGAAGGCGCGGATCGGGGTGCTGCCGGAGGGGCTGCGGCTGTTCGAGCGGCTGTCCGGGCGGGAACTGCTGGCGTACACCGGGCGGTTGCGCGGACTGCCCGGTGCCGAGGTCGACAAGCGGGCCACGCAGCTCCTCGACGTCCTCGATCTGGCGGGCGCCCAGCACAAGCTCGTCGTCGACTACTCGACCGGCATGCGAAAGAAGATCGGCCTCGCCACGGCTCTCCTCCACAATCCCGAAGTGCTGTTCCTGGACGAGCCGTTCGAGGGCGTCGACCCCGTCTCCGCCCAGACCATCCGGGGCGTCCTGGAGCGGTACACCGCCTCCGGCGCCACGGTCGTGTTCTCTTCCCACGTCATGGAGCTCGTCGAGTCGCTGTGCGACTGGGTGGCCGTGATGGCCGCCGGACGGATCCGCGCGCACGGGACGCTGGCGGAAGTGCGGGGTGACGCGCCCTCGTTGCAGCGGGCGTTCCTGGAGCTCGTCGGGGCGCAGAGCCGGGACGCCGGGTCCGATCTCGACTGGCTGGGCGGCGGGTCCCGGTGA
- a CDS encoding bifunctional DNA primase/polymerase, with protein MFIVEETIAGTEAAQIPKQRGESLLETAVRYAEERHWDVFPGTWLEAVDGAQRCSCGDAACPAPGSHPARPDWATQATGSATVARRMWQKQPTASILLPTGRTFDAISVPETAGFLALARMERMELTLGPVTLTPDRRMEFFVLPGASVKVPDLVRKLGWSLSSLDLTVLGEGGYVAAPPTRFGSRGAVQWACRPTPANRWLPDAEELISPLAYACGRDR; from the coding sequence GTGTTCATCGTGGAAGAGACGATCGCCGGCACCGAAGCCGCTCAGATCCCGAAGCAGCGCGGGGAATCGCTGCTGGAGACCGCTGTCCGCTACGCCGAGGAGCGCCACTGGGACGTGTTCCCCGGCACCTGGCTGGAAGCCGTCGACGGCGCCCAGCGCTGCTCCTGCGGTGACGCCGCGTGTCCGGCCCCGGGATCGCACCCGGCGCGCCCGGACTGGGCGACGCAGGCGACGGGCAGCGCGACCGTGGCACGGCGGATGTGGCAGAAGCAGCCGACGGCGTCGATCCTGCTGCCGACGGGGCGTACGTTCGACGCGATTTCCGTGCCGGAGACCGCCGGGTTCCTCGCCCTGGCGCGGATGGAGCGGATGGAGCTGACGCTGGGGCCGGTGACGCTCACGCCGGATCGGCGGATGGAGTTCTTCGTGCTGCCGGGGGCGTCCGTGAAGGTGCCTGACCTGGTGCGGAAGCTGGGCTGGTCGTTGTCGTCGCTGGATCTGACGGTGCTGGGCGAGGGTGGGTACGTGGCTGCGCCGCCCACGCGGTTCGGGTCGCGCGGAGCTGTGCAGTGGGCCTGCCGGCCTACGCCCGCGAATCGGTGGCTGCCGGATGCGGAGGAGTTGATCTCGCCGTTGGCCTATGCGTGCGGCCGGGATCGGTAG
- a CDS encoding transcriptional regulator: MAARPLVARQPNERLQALIQEAGCSNAGLARRVNMCGAEHGLDLRYDKTSVARWLRGQQPRGRAPAIIAEALGRKLGRTVTIDEIGMANGKNLASGVGLQFSPTVLGAIEQVCELWRSDVGRRDFLSGSSVAASALVEPSRDWLISAPDGQVSRSAGPRVGQSDVQAVRAMTQALVDLDHQYGSGHVRPVVVHYLNSVVSGLLAGSYREAVGRDLFAAVARLTELAGYMAVDTGQPGLAQRYYIQALRLAQAAGDRGYGGYVLAASMSHLAAQLGNPREIAQLARAAQEGARGRVTPRAESMFHAAEARGHALMGDARAAQSCAGRAVSALEAADPAAGDDPAWIGHFDEAYLADELAHCHRDLGQAEAAARCAQESLAGHPETRARRRAIGYVLLATAQVQQREIEEACSTGMKAVELLEGLRSNRGAEYLEDFQQRLEPYRDEAVVREFGARLDLQAAA; this comes from the coding sequence ATGGCCGCAAGGCCGCTCGTCGCCAGGCAGCCGAACGAACGGCTCCAGGCGCTCATCCAGGAAGCCGGATGCTCCAACGCCGGCCTCGCCCGCCGGGTCAACATGTGCGGTGCCGAGCACGGCCTCGACCTGCGCTACGACAAGACGTCGGTGGCGCGCTGGCTGCGCGGGCAGCAGCCGCGAGGACGGGCCCCGGCGATCATCGCCGAGGCGCTCGGCCGCAAGCTCGGCCGTACGGTCACGATCGACGAGATCGGCATGGCCAACGGCAAGAACCTCGCCTCGGGCGTGGGTCTGCAGTTCTCGCCGACGGTACTGGGGGCCATCGAGCAGGTCTGCGAGCTGTGGCGCAGTGACGTGGGGCGGCGGGACTTCCTGTCCGGCTCCTCCGTCGCCGCGTCCGCGCTGGTCGAGCCCAGCCGTGACTGGCTGATCTCCGCACCCGACGGCCAGGTGTCGCGCTCGGCCGGGCCGCGGGTCGGGCAGTCCGACGTGCAGGCGGTGCGGGCCATGACGCAGGCGCTGGTGGATCTCGACCACCAGTACGGCAGCGGGCACGTGCGGCCGGTCGTCGTGCACTACCTCAACAGCGTCGTCTCGGGGCTGCTGGCGGGGTCGTACCGGGAGGCGGTCGGGCGGGACCTGTTCGCGGCGGTGGCCCGGCTGACCGAGCTCGCCGGGTACATGGCCGTGGACACCGGGCAACCGGGCCTGGCCCAGCGCTACTACATCCAGGCGCTGCGGCTCGCCCAGGCGGCCGGGGACCGGGGCTACGGCGGGTACGTGCTCGCCGCCTCCATGAGCCATCTCGCCGCGCAGCTCGGGAACCCGCGGGAGATCGCGCAGTTGGCGCGGGCGGCGCAGGAGGGGGCGCGGGGGCGCGTGACGCCGCGTGCGGAGTCGATGTTCCACGCGGCGGAGGCGCGCGGGCACGCCCTGATGGGCGACGCGCGCGCCGCCCAGTCCTGCGCCGGGCGGGCGGTGAGCGCCCTGGAGGCGGCCGACCCGGCCGCCGGGGACGACCCGGCGTGGATCGGGCACTTCGACGAGGCCTATCTCGCCGACGAGTTGGCCCACTGCCACCGGGATCTCGGGCAGGCCGAGGCGGCGGCGCGGTGCGCGCAGGAGTCGCTGGCCGGGCATCCCGAGACGCGGGCCCGCCGCCGGGCCATCGGTTATGTGCTGTTGGCCACGGCACAGGTGCAGCAGCGCGAGATCGAAGAGGCGTGCAGTACGGGCATGAAGGCCGTCGAACTCCTGGAGGGGCTGCGCTCCAACCGGGGGGCCGAGTATCTGGAGGACTTCCAGCAGCGGCTGGAGCCGTACCGGGACGAGGCGGTGGTCAGGGAGTTCGGGGCGCGGCTGGACCTTCAGGCGGCGGCGTGA
- a CDS encoding ABC transporter substrate-binding protein, with translation MTGRRRNRSTFLPGLLTRHARTGVLSAGTAVACASLLAGCGVVPGTTGDAGDDPITVMTWAPQDTKATNKPGMPALARAYARWVNANGGINGRKLDVLTCNDHNDSVAAAKCARRAAKENVVAVVGSYSQYADSFFPSLEGAGIPYIGGYGVTNAEFTSPLSYPVNGGQPALLAGLGSALADGCGPVALIRPDTIAGDQLPPLLDSGLKAGGHRPARDQRAAEDATEYDGQAQRALETTTTDPVDRGCVVPALGDRNGTFMDSFRRAREDYPDVRTATVLGSVDQTVIDATGGASGPYEGSYITGWYPVESDPRWDAMKRVIKEEAFDDNRIDPADAGVQTTWIAYTVFRKIVESLGDGEVTADTVTEALDDGLRISTGGLTPTLQWRFQDKLASVGFPRLVNANVTLQVVRQGRLVSARKGFVDTTRTLQNADVNY, from the coding sequence ATGACCGGCAGGCGACGCAACCGCAGCACATTCCTCCCCGGCCTCCTCACCCGTCACGCCAGAACCGGCGTCCTCTCCGCGGGCACGGCGGTCGCGTGCGCGTCGCTCCTCGCCGGCTGCGGGGTGGTCCCCGGCACCACGGGGGATGCCGGGGACGACCCGATCACCGTCATGACCTGGGCGCCGCAGGACACCAAGGCCACCAACAAACCCGGCATGCCCGCCCTCGCACGCGCCTACGCCCGCTGGGTCAACGCCAACGGCGGGATCAACGGCCGCAAGCTCGACGTGCTGACCTGCAACGACCACAACGACAGCGTGGCCGCCGCCAAGTGCGCCCGGCGGGCCGCCAAGGAGAACGTCGTCGCGGTCGTAGGATCCTACAGCCAGTACGCCGACTCCTTCTTCCCGTCCCTGGAGGGCGCGGGCATCCCGTACATCGGCGGCTACGGCGTCACCAACGCCGAGTTCACCAGCCCCCTGTCCTACCCCGTCAACGGCGGCCAGCCCGCGCTGCTCGCCGGGCTCGGCAGCGCGCTCGCCGACGGCTGCGGGCCCGTGGCGCTGATCCGGCCCGACACCATCGCGGGCGACCAGCTTCCCCCGCTGCTCGACTCCGGCCTGAAGGCGGGCGGGCACAGGCCCGCGAGGGACCAGCGGGCGGCGGAGGACGCCACCGAGTACGACGGCCAGGCCCAGCGGGCGCTGGAGACGACGACCACCGACCCGGTGGACAGGGGGTGTGTGGTGCCCGCGCTCGGGGACCGCAACGGCACCTTCATGGACTCCTTCCGCCGGGCCCGCGAGGACTATCCCGACGTACGGACGGCCACCGTGCTCGGCAGCGTCGACCAGACGGTGATCGACGCGACCGGCGGGGCGTCGGGTCCGTACGAAGGCTCGTACATCACCGGCTGGTACCCGGTGGAGAGCGATCCCCGCTGGGACGCGATGAAGCGGGTGATCAAGGAGGAGGCCTTCGACGACAACCGCATCGACCCCGCGGACGCCGGAGTGCAGACCACCTGGATCGCCTACACCGTGTTCCGCAAGATCGTCGAGTCGCTCGGCGACGGGGAGGTGACCGCCGACACGGTCACGGAGGCCCTCGACGACGGCCTCAGGATCAGCACGGGCGGGCTCACGCCGACGCTTCAGTGGCGCTTCCAGGACAAGCTCGCCTCCGTCGGATTCCCGCGCCTGGTCAACGCCAACGTGACCCTCCAGGTGGTGCGGCAGGGACGGCTGGTGTCGGCGCGGAAGGGCTTCGTCGACACGACGAGGACGCTGCAGAACGCCGACGTGAACTACTGA